The stretch of DNA agcctggttggtTCATTGTGTAGCATCATAAGATTCAGGTTCTTGGGTAAGATTGTCAACATTCAGAGGCAATGGCAAGTGGCAATGGTGGTTTACCCAATAATCTTccaattcttgatggaaagaattgggaaCGATGGAACAAGCAAATGAAATCTTTGTTTGGATTTCAAGATACACTAGATGTGGTGATTAATGGTGTTGCAGCATTACCTGCAAATGCAAATGCAGAGGCAAGAAACAATCACAAagatttgaagaagaaagattgcAAGGCAATGTATGCAATTCAGGCTGCACTGAATTCAGCAAATTTTGATAAGATCTCTCATGCTGAAACATCCAAAGAAGCATGGGATATCTTGGTGAAGTATTATGATGGTGGAGAAAAGGTGAAAGCTGTGAAACTACAATCACTGAGGAGGCAGTATGAATTACTGCAAATGGACAACAATGAATCGATAGGATCTTATGCATCAAAGGTTCAAGCACTGATTCACACCATGAAGAGTTGTGGTGAAGAAATCTCTGAGAAGATGATTGTTGAAAAGGTAATGAGAACCTTAACCCCTAATTTTGATCATGTTATTGTTGCTATCCAAGAAGCTGGTAAAGTAGCAGACATGAAATTGGAAGATTTGGTTGGTTCTTTAGAAGCACATGAATTGATGATTAATGAGAGAAAGGGTGTACAAGAATCTGTGGAAGCGTTGAAAGCTCAAACATTCAAGAAGAATGATGGCTACAAAGGAAAGAATAAGTCCAAGAATGCTTCACAAAACCAGCAGAAGTTTGATGAAAAATCTGAATCCTTCAAGAAAGGAGGAGGAACATCAAATTCGAATCCAAAGAAAAAGGATAAAAGTCACATTCAATGTTACAATTGCCAGAAGTGGGGTCATTATGCATCTGAATGTAGATCAAAGAAGGCAAAAGACAATGATGATGAAGCAAACTTGGTGGAAGAAAACTCAGTTGAAGGTAAAGGTGCTGTAACCTTCATGGCTGCTATGTTAGAAGATAAAATTGCTAGTGGAGCATGGTACTTGGACACAGGGTGTTCCAATCACATGACTGGTCATAAAAACTGGCtgatcaaatttgatgacacaAAGAAAAGCAAAGTGAAACTAGCAGATGGTAGGTCCATACAAGCAGAAGGCACTGGGAACATGGTAATCAAAAGAAAGAATGGTAGTTCTGCCATAGTTGAAAATATCTTGTTTGTACCAGGTATGGATTGTAACTTGCTTAGTGTTGGTCAATTAATAGAGAAAGGCTTCTCAGTTAGTATaaagaatgaatactttgaaCTCTATGATCCTGAAAACATGTTAGTATTGAGGTCACCTTTGGCTAAGAATAGAACTTTCAAAACTGTGATCAACAATGCTACAGTAGAATGCATGAAAGCTGTGTCAGAAGATAAACAAAATTGGTTGTGGCACTTGAGATTTGgccatttgaattttaaatatctgaACCAGTTAGCAAGCAAGGAAATGGTAGCAGGACTACCCAAAATTCAAATGCAAGATAAGATATGTGAGGGTTGCTTAGCAGGCAAGCAAACTAGgaacattttcaaaaaatctTTACCATTAAGATCTGCAAATGTTTTGGAAGTTGTACACTCAGATGTGTGTGGACCATTTGATGTGAAATCACTTGGTGGAAACAGGTACTTCATAACATTTGTGGATGAATTTAGCAGAAAATTGTGGGTTTACTTGATACAGTCAAAAGATGAAGCATTTGATGtgttcaaaagattcaaggcgTTGGTAGAGAATCAATGCAGTAAGAGAATTAAAATTCTCAGAACTGATGGAGGAGGTGAGTATACTTCAAGGAGGTTTGAGACATTTTGTGAAGAAAATGGCATTGAACATGAAGTCACAGCTCCATACACACCTCAACACAATGGTTTGGCTGAGAGAAGGAACAGAACAATACTTGACATGGCTAGATGCATGGTGAAGCATAGAAATCTGCCTAAGTCATTCTGGGGTGAAGCTGTAAGTACTGCAGTGTATGTGTTAAACAGATGCCCTACAAAGAAACTCAAAGACAAAGTACCAGAAGAAGTATGGAGTGGCAAGAAGCCAAGTGTAAGTCACTTTAGAGTTTTTGGTGCATTGTGCTACAAGCATGTACCAGAAGCCAAGAGAAAGAAGCTGGATGATAGAAGTGAATCAATGATTCTAGTAGGCTATCATGTAACTGGAGCTTATAAACTGTACAAtccaacaacaaagaaaatgatATACAGTAGAGATGTCATTGTTGATGAAGCAAAGAGTTGGGATTGGATATCTAGCAGCAGCACAAGCAAGCCATTGATGAGTTTAACTGAAGACAGTGATAGTGATCAGAATGCTGAGACAGATGTTGCAGCATCAGAAGCAGCAGATGCTAAAGCATCAGAAGCAGCAGATGTTGAAGCTTCAGAAACAGCAGATGCTGAAGCATCAGAAGTTGGAACCAGAGCCAGATCATCAAGGGCAAGAAAAACTCCAGCCAGATTACAAGACTGTGATGTGGTAAATGATAATGAGGTAAATGAAGATGGTGATCTAGTACACTTTGCACTGCTAGCAGGAGCAGAACCTGTTAATCATATTGAAGCTCTGAATAACATAAAATGGAAGCAAGCTATGGAGGAGGAACTATGTGCCATTGAGAAGAATCATACATGGGAGATAGTCAAGTTACCATCAGACAAGAAAGCAATAGCAgtaaaatgggtgttcaaattGAAGCTCTACCCAGATGGTTCCATAGCAAAGCACAAAGCAAGATTGGTTGCAAGAGGTTTTCTGCAAACAGAAGGGCTGGATTACTCAGAGGTTTACTCACCTGTTGCTAGAATTGAGACTGTAAGGCTGGTAGTAGCTATAGCAAATGCAAGAGATTGGCCTATGTACCATCTAGATGTCAAATCTGCTTTTCTAAATGGACTATTAGAAGAAGTAGTTTTTGTAActcaacctcctggttttgtgATAAAAGGTAAAGAAAACATGGTATACAGGTTGAAGAAAGCCCTATATGGCTTgaagcaagctccaagagcctggaacaaaaggattgatgGATTCCTTGTGAAACAAGGTTTCAGCAAATGCAAGTCAGAATATGGAGTTTATGTACAAAAGTCAACTTCAAGCATCATTCTTATatgtttgtatgttgatgatctcTTGGTAACTGGGAGTGACATAGCTAAGATTGAGAAGTTCAAAACTGTCATGATgactgaatttgaaatgacagATTTGGGAGAAATTTCTTACTTCTTAGGTATTGAAtttttgaaaacttcaaaaggaTTAATGCTACATCAAAGAAAGTATGCTGGTGAGATTTTGAAGAGATTCAATATGTCTGATTGTCCCTATGCTATAACTCCAATGGAGACAAATCTTAAGCTGGAAAAGAATGAAAGTGAAGATGCAGTGGATCCAATGTTCAAACAGATTGTTGGGTCATTGAGATATCTGTGCAATAGCAGGCCAGACATATGCTTTGCAGTTGGCTTGATTAGCAGATTTATGGAGGATCCTAGACAATCTCATATGAAAGCTGCTATGAGAATATTGAGGTACATAGCTGGCACACTAGATTTTGGAATTCTCTTTCCAAAGTCAGCAGTGAATGCAAAATCAGAAATAATTTGCTATTCAGATGCTGATTGGTGTGGTGATAAAGTGGATAGAAGGAGTACCACTGGCTACTTCTTCAAGTATTTGAATGCTTCAGTTGCTTGGTGAGGAAGCAACCAGTAGTTGCACTTTCCTCGTGTGAAGCAGAATATATTGCTGGTTCTTATGCAGCATGTCAAGCCCTATGGATTAACTCAGTGCTTAAGGAATTGAAGATCGATGTGAAGAAGCCAATTACACTGCAAATTGACAATCAATCTGCAATAAACTTAGCTAAAAATCCAGTGCTGCATGGAAGAAGCAAACATATAGAAGCCAGATTTCATTTCTTGAGGAAGCAGGTGAATCAAGGTAGCTTAGAAGTAATTCATTGTGCTACTGGTTCACAGGTTGCAGACATTATGACTAAGAGTTTGAAGGTGGACAGATTTTTGAACTTAAGGAATTCACTTGGTGTGTTCCAACTTAGATCATGAGGTTGAACTTGTTGTATAGGTTTGAAAATTAAGGGAGCATGTTGTTTTGTAATTGTTCAAACCTAGTTTAGAAGTTAGTTTCATTTCAAGttagttggttgtaactaacttgttagTTAGTAGTTGGTTAGTTGGTTACTTGTCTATCAAGTTAACCACCTATCTTTGTTTGCTATAAGTAGGAGTTAGAATAAAGTGTAGAATCACTCCTTGTAAACCATTTCACAATATTCACTAAGCAATAAgaatctcttttctttctccaaAATCTTTTTCCTCTTCTTCAATAACACAAAGTGTGTGCTTGTTCTCAACAAACACTATGTGGATATGGATCCAAGATGACAAGGccaatataattaataaaccAATTTGCAAATACTAAGACCATtgatcaaatattaaaatttctgCCAACCAAAAATCAATGTAGAAATTTCTGTGAAAATGCAATGGCAAAAATCAATGACGAATACTAAGACCATTCGTCAATTTCTGTGATCAAGTCTAAGTattgtaaaagtgaaaatatattgATGAATGGTCTTCAACTTATTTGCCAAGAACCTGCTTTTGCAAACCGTCAATGATGGCTTTCAAGTTGTTTTCAATACTTTAGATAAACAAACGTGAGGCGGCAAGAAATGTGTAGTGTGAAccaaaattaaagttttttttaatattcaactcaaaattttaatagGGGTGTACTAGTATTACACAAGAAACTTTATagggtttctttttttttcttttctttttttttaacaaagggcttttttttttcttttgaattggagtatatagatatagatagattagggttaaatatattttttctcctTATAAGATAAAgattttctaaatttaattcttatttactttttattatatttttacccctatcaaaaaaatatttggagaTGTTTTAGAAATAATATCATTTACCTTTAGGGTTGAAAAAGCAATCTCACCTTTAAAAATAGTACGTAATCTCACCCATTATTTATTTGCTTTGCTTTTCCACAAAGTCTTATTAAGGAATGCAACCACGCTAAATATTAGAGTTTTGAGGGTGGTGAGGATGATGTGATATACATCGTTAAAAGATTagttaaaagtataaaattagggaattaaatatgttttataaaatggacaatgaattttttatatacaaCTTAGTTGTTTATGTATGAATCCAAGAACTTGAAGTTGAAGCACCatcaaattcaacttttttttttttttactaaatagctattttcaatgtttttcttgtgttgttttaatttacattttatatAAGTAAATGCATTGTGATTTTTTGGCTTATAGATTAAATTTGATGTATTagctttaaaaatatattttatatacaatTTAGTTGTTTACATTGAAAAAGATATACTGAAGTTGAAGCGCCatcaaattcaactttttttttattaaatagttATTTTCAGTGTTTTTCGTGTGTCGCTTTAATTTACATTTCATATAAGTAAATGCattgtgatttttttcttataaattaaatttgatatattagttttaaaaatatattttattttctttctttatatTTGACCATCTCATAAAACAAAAGGCTAACTTCACCAACTGTGTCAACTTTTGAAAGTGGTGAAGTGAAGACTTAGCTTATTTTAAAGAGCTTTGCTACTATATATGTTACGGACATAACTGCGTAGGAAATGCAAGGACGGATACATGACAGCATCTTAAACAAACAGAAAGCAAATTAATCAAAGTTTTACCGAAATCATGAAATAATGGCTTAACAACAATGGTTGGATTTAAAGAGCTTTGCTTTCTAGTTGTTTAAGATGCTGCCTTGCGTCCGTTGTTGCCTTTCTTGCACAGTTTTGTTCGTAAAATACAGCAAACTTTTGTTGATATGGCCAAATATGTTAGAGATGTAATATAGTTATATTAAGGGGACAGTTAGCAAAGAGGGAGGCAATGAATATTATTTTGTTAGAAATTTCATGGTTTGGACAGAGATTATCATGTTTCTTCTCTAAGGAGCTTTTGCTATAGCATACATGGATTTTTCTTCTGTAATACTTATATTTCTAATCAGCCATTCACTGGATATCAATATATGTAACCATGTAAAATCATCCAAATTGATGAGATCCATTTTACAATATGAGATCTTGATTTTCAAATAGTAGCTTCAAACACTAATTAAAGCTCTGTTGAAAAAAGCTTATTTTAGTTTCATGCTTTTCAATGAACAGAAGCCTAACTAAAAGTATTGCTGAAAACATATCCAGACCCAGATATACTACTTCATCCACACTACAGATCAAGTAACTCATGAATTTCAGTAAATCATGGCTACCAACATGTGTAGAGATAGACAAGAACACAGAAGACGACACAAATACATAGACAACTGTTatagtttgaaaaaataaaagtgatcgTATGAAATCATGTGTATCATTACCGTGTCAGTGTCAGTATCGTACAATCAGACACACTTAGAATTTGAATTATCAGTACTACATACTaaaacaaatacaaatcatgGTTCTATTAAATAAACAAGAGAAAAGAAATTGCAACACTGAATAAGATACCAACATgacaattttacaaaaaaaaaaacaatcattGCATAAAGAAAAACATCAAGCATTCTTATTTTTAACTTCTGAAGGAAATGACTTAAACCAAGGTATCCACACAGAAGTTGTTTTCTGATAAAGCCTAAACGCCTTTGCTCTACTCTCTTGTTTCAACATTCTCTCCTCCACAAGCCTAGTCACATAAGCCAAACACAATGTATTAACAAAAGCTCCGATAAATGTCCATCCATGTCCAAGGCTCCATGCAAATACAACTAGTCCCCACCACCACAGCGTCTCACCGAAGTAATTCGGATGCCGACAGTAATACCATAAGCCACTGTCAAGTACAGAGACTACAGGTTTACCAAGCTCTTTTAGCTTGTTGTTTTTACACATAAAGTCATGGAGTTGTGTATCCGCAAAGTATGCTATAACAATGCCACTCAAACAAACAGCAATAGCCATGAAATCCAATATACTCAAAGGCTTATTAACAAAGTGCACAACATACAATGGAAGGGACAATCCAATCAAAAACATCtgcaagaaacaaaaaaaccattttcaacGCATAAAAATTTAGAGTAAATACTCAATTTCGTCCGTGAAATTATAGGACCGTATCAACCGCTACattatcaatatttcaaaatgaTCTATAGAATTGTAAAATATTAATCAAGTTCGTTTATCTTTCTGAATCTGCTATCAAATGAATCCCTGACATAATTCACTTAGCTTCAATTGCATCCTGACATTACCaacttaggctctgtttggtaaggccatattttgagcttatagcttataagctcatatgacCAAAAAAGACCTATTTGgtaaacatttttcaaaaagagcttatggcttattttactagtttatagcttatttttcaaacactatttcaagtagcttataagcttatagcttatcattttttcttccaattttacccctgatatcttacttgaaaaaaattaaatattaattaaacatatctttttatgtcatttcatacttataaggtagttcaaccgctaattttaccaaacattactgctccctccggtccttaatataagaagaaattcactttttagatacattgaaatattaatgtatctagactatatcacagattagattagatacattaatatttcaatgtatctaaaaagtgaacttcttatattaaggagtAGAGGGAgtaattcaatcagctagcttattcgctataagctcatctactataagctaacttttcaGTTATCCGctatattttaccaaacagagccttaatgTCATTATTCTCCATATGAATACCAACAGAGGGACGAATTTTATTAACATTTTGCAATTTCAGAGATCATTTTGGAATATTATCAATATATGAGTTAGATTGATACACTTCTACAATTTTAGACACCAAATTGATTATTCActtaaaaaattgaaccaaacaggCAATTCATCAAACAGGTTCAAGGTGTTCAATTAAACCGGAAAAAAACCAACCTGTTGAGAAACATAAACAGCAAAGAATGAAATCCACCACCAATGTTTTCCATATTGTTCACTCATCTCAGTAAAACGCCAATCTTCTCTCGCACCCCATTGCCATTTTTCGCGCCTAAAGTAATTATGAGTGAGTCTAATACTCCAAATCCAAGTCAAGAAAATCACAATCTTTGATCTCCAAGAATCATAGTTAGCCAAAGGGTGAGGTGCATAGTAATGAACAAGCATCACAGGTATCACTGTCCAATATGGATCAATCATCTGCATCATCACTAACAACAAAAGATGTCAACTTTATACATACCCACATACCAAAATTTGAATATTGAATCATTAAATCAATTGGgtcaattaaatt from Trifolium pratense cultivar HEN17-A07 linkage group LG5, ARS_RC_1.1, whole genome shotgun sequence encodes:
- the LOC123884585 gene encoding uncharacterized protein C594.04c; translation: MACNQNLKNAIIALLVPLPSIIFYLTFLNNYHSSISNPNNPSFLSTLWTWCYHHPLLFANALFFFNVNLLFWLIGQIQSSHWMIDPYWTVIPVMLVHYYAPHPLANYDSWRSKIVIFLTWIWSIRLTHNYFRREKWQWGAREDWRFTEMSEQYGKHWWWISFFAVYVSQQMFLIGLSLPLYVVHFVNKPLSILDFMAIAVCLSGIVIAYFADTQLHDFMCKNNKLKELGKPVVSVLDSGLWYYCRHPNYFGETLWWWGLVVFAWSLGHGWTFIGAFVNTLCLAYVTRLVEERMLKQESRAKAFRLYQKTTSVWIPWFKSFPSEVKNKNA